In a genomic window of Nesterenkonia halotolerans:
- the hisG gene encoding ATP phosphoribosyltransferase, translated as MLRIAVPNKGALSEAAMEMLSEAGYVQRRDRRELVMLDEENQVEFFYLRPRDIAVYVGAGTLDVGLTGRDLFQDARVDHGAEEVLGLGFGKSTFRLAGPAGRFTSAADLAGTRVATSYDGLLAHWFESQGVADVEVVHLDGAVETSVRLGVADAIADVVETGNTLKAAGMETFGEPIMDSEAILISGRDQRPEGLDRLIRRLQGVLVARQYVMMDYDVHRDLLAQAAAITPGLESPTISPLADENWVAVRSMVPAKKTNQLMDELYDLGARAILVSSIHACRV; from the coding sequence ATGCTGCGCATTGCTGTTCCCAATAAGGGTGCCCTCTCCGAGGCTGCCATGGAGATGCTCTCCGAGGCTGGCTACGTCCAGCGCCGCGACCGGCGCGAACTGGTCATGCTCGACGAGGAGAACCAGGTGGAGTTCTTCTACCTGCGCCCCCGCGACATCGCCGTCTATGTGGGCGCCGGAACCCTCGACGTCGGCCTGACCGGGCGTGACCTGTTCCAGGACGCCCGGGTCGATCACGGGGCCGAGGAGGTCCTGGGGCTGGGCTTCGGCAAGTCGACCTTCCGCCTGGCGGGACCCGCCGGACGCTTCACCAGCGCGGCGGACCTCGCCGGGACCCGGGTGGCCACCAGCTATGACGGCCTGCTCGCCCACTGGTTCGAGTCCCAGGGCGTGGCAGACGTCGAAGTGGTGCACCTCGACGGTGCCGTGGAGACCTCCGTGCGGCTCGGCGTCGCAGACGCCATCGCTGACGTCGTGGAGACCGGCAATACGCTCAAGGCCGCCGGGATGGAGACCTTCGGCGAGCCCATCATGGACTCCGAGGCCATCCTGATCTCGGGACGCGACCAGCGCCCCGAGGGGCTTGACCGGCTGATCCGCCGACTGCAGGGCGTGCTGGTCGCGCGGCAGTACGTGATGATGGACTACGACGTGCACCGGGACCTGCTCGCCCAGGCCGCCGCCATCACTCCCGGCCTGGAGTCACCGACCATCTCCCCGCTGGCCGATGAGAACTGGGTCGCCGTGCGCTCCATGGTCCCGGCCAAGAAGACCAACCAGCTGATGGATGAGCTCTACGACCTCGGAGCCCGCGCCATCCTGGTCTCCTCCATCCACGCCTGCCGCGTCTGA
- the ribH gene encoding 6,7-dimethyl-8-ribityllumazine synthase, producing the protein MSGTGTPQIQQDELDALASAAAQHGLKVAVVASRWHQEVMDGLIAGSERFFEQVGVQDVTLLRAPGSFELPVIASHAAARFDAVVALGVVIRGGTPHFEYVCTAATDGLSQVALTSGTPVGFGLLTCDDEAQALDRAGLPGSKEDKGFESAHAALAAAAEIAALAS; encoded by the coding sequence ATGAGCGGCACCGGAACGCCACAGATCCAGCAGGACGAACTCGACGCACTCGCCAGCGCGGCGGCACAGCACGGACTCAAGGTCGCCGTCGTGGCCTCGCGCTGGCATCAGGAGGTCATGGACGGGCTGATCGCCGGTTCCGAGCGCTTCTTCGAGCAGGTCGGGGTCCAGGATGTGACGCTGCTGCGCGCTCCCGGGTCCTTCGAGCTGCCGGTGATCGCCTCCCATGCCGCCGCGCGCTTCGACGCGGTGGTCGCCCTGGGCGTCGTGATCCGCGGTGGCACCCCGCATTTCGAGTATGTCTGCACCGCCGCCACGGACGGGCTGAGCCAGGTCGCCCTGACCTCGGGGACCCCTGTCGGGTTCGGCCTGCTCACCTGCGACGACGAGGCGCAGGCGCTGGATCGTGCGGGTCTGCCAGGCTCGAAGGAGGACAAGGGGTTCGAGTCCGCCCATGCCGCTCTCGCTGCGGCGGCGGAGATCGCCGCGCTGGCCTCGTGA
- the lgt gene encoding prolipoprotein diacylglyceryl transferase, with translation MSHTSSPVSALQTVVEAAAPAGAQITAAFPAPPTDGIDLVGPFQIGFYGLAIGLGILAAYFVASRLWKSRGGQPENVFDALIWAVLLGIIGGRLYHVFTSPDAYFGEDGDLSLIPQVWLGGLGIVGAVALGSVGVWFACRRYGMKFGAFADALVPGVLLAQAIGRWGNWFNQELYGGPTNLPWGLEIDTSQRHQAPPLGAGEDTLFHPTFLYESIWNLVGFFLLIALYRRFAVKQGLLAWTYVAYYALGRFWVESLRVDEMTKSTQWIDIFGLEWRLNMWMSVFLFILALGMLIWLWTRRPRTEVALAEELEIYRPGQGPRGAEDHSVLIGEENDDAASTTKERSAAAAEERPGESEESDLPPNESDRPAESSSPAEQDRPKS, from the coding sequence GTGTCTCACACCTCCAGTCCGGTCAGCGCGCTGCAGACCGTCGTGGAAGCCGCCGCGCCAGCGGGGGCCCAGATCACTGCCGCCTTTCCCGCCCCGCCGACCGACGGGATCGACCTCGTCGGCCCGTTCCAGATCGGCTTCTACGGGCTGGCCATCGGCCTGGGCATCCTCGCGGCGTACTTCGTCGCCAGTCGACTCTGGAAGTCGCGCGGAGGACAGCCGGAGAACGTCTTTGATGCACTGATCTGGGCCGTGCTGCTCGGCATCATCGGCGGCAGGCTCTATCACGTGTTCACCTCTCCCGACGCCTACTTCGGGGAGGACGGCGATCTGTCGCTGATTCCGCAGGTCTGGCTCGGCGGCCTCGGCATCGTCGGTGCAGTGGCCCTGGGCAGCGTCGGCGTCTGGTTCGCCTGCCGCCGCTACGGGATGAAGTTCGGCGCCTTCGCCGATGCGCTCGTCCCTGGCGTGCTGCTCGCGCAGGCCATCGGTCGCTGGGGCAACTGGTTCAACCAGGAGCTCTACGGCGGCCCCACCAATCTTCCCTGGGGCCTGGAGATCGACACCTCTCAGCGCCACCAGGCGCCCCCGCTCGGTGCCGGCGAGGACACGCTCTTCCACCCGACCTTCCTCTACGAGAGCATCTGGAACCTGGTGGGCTTCTTCCTGCTCATCGCGCTCTATCGCCGCTTCGCCGTCAAGCAGGGTCTGCTCGCATGGACCTATGTGGCCTACTACGCCCTGGGTCGCTTCTGGGTCGAGTCCCTGCGCGTGGACGAGATGACGAAGTCCACCCAGTGGATCGACATCTTCGGCCTCGAATGGCGACTCAACATGTGGATGTCAGTGTTCCTCTTCATCCTCGCCCTGGGCATGCTCATCTGGCTCTGGACCCGCCGTCCGCGCACCGAGGTCGCGCTGGCCGAGGAGCTGGAGATCTACCGGCCCGGCCAGGGGCCCCGCGGAGCAGAGGACCACAGCGTCCTGATCGGCGAGGAGAACGACGACGCCGCCTCCACCACGAAGGAGCGCAGCGCCGCGGCAGCCGAGGAGCGTCCAGGGGAGTCGGAGGAGTCCGATCTGCCCCCGAACGAGTCTGATCGCCCAGCTGAATCCTCCAGCCCCGCCGAACAAGACCGTCCCAAATCCTGA
- the trpB gene encoding tryptophan synthase subunit beta, with the protein MSAPAEETQKYRDHEGPYFGNFGGRWMPESLVAALDEVERTFRDAKEDPSFIAEFQRLGRDYTGRPSLLTEVPRFAAQAGRARIFLKREDLNHTGSHKINNVLGQALLAQRMGKTRLIAETGAGQHGVATATAAALMGMDCVVYMGSADTKRQALNVARMRLLGAEVVPVDHGAQTLKDAINEALRDWVASVENTHYLLGTVAGPHPFPEMVRWFHQVIGEEAREQILSMEGRLPDVVAACVGGGSNAMGLFHGFLDDPEVALYGFEAGGDGVETGRHASAITLGRSGVLHGARSYLMQDEDGQTVDSHSISAGLDYPSVGPEHAYLAETGRATYEPVTDTECMSSFESLCRTEGIIPAIESAHALAGAARLSRSWGADGEGKIIMINLSGRGDKDVETAAEWFRMLPGQENDPVAETETADKTGDESPSPAPETGVQA; encoded by the coding sequence ATGAGTGCTCCCGCTGAGGAGACCCAGAAATACCGCGACCACGAGGGTCCCTACTTCGGGAACTTCGGTGGCCGCTGGATGCCGGAATCACTGGTCGCGGCCCTCGATGAGGTGGAACGCACCTTCCGTGACGCCAAGGAAGATCCTTCCTTCATCGCCGAGTTCCAGCGCCTCGGCCGGGACTACACCGGACGACCCTCACTGCTGACCGAGGTCCCCCGCTTCGCCGCCCAGGCTGGTCGCGCCCGGATCTTCCTCAAGCGCGAGGACCTCAACCACACCGGTTCGCACAAGATCAACAACGTCCTCGGACAGGCGCTCCTGGCGCAGCGCATGGGCAAGACCCGGCTGATCGCCGAGACCGGTGCCGGCCAGCACGGTGTGGCCACGGCCACCGCGGCCGCCTTGATGGGCATGGACTGCGTGGTCTATATGGGCTCGGCAGACACCAAGCGGCAGGCGCTCAACGTCGCGCGCATGCGCCTGCTCGGGGCAGAGGTGGTCCCGGTGGACCACGGCGCGCAGACGCTCAAGGACGCCATCAATGAGGCGCTGCGCGACTGGGTCGCCTCGGTGGAGAACACCCACTACCTGCTCGGCACGGTCGCCGGCCCACACCCGTTCCCTGAGATGGTCCGCTGGTTCCACCAGGTCATCGGCGAGGAGGCGCGCGAGCAGATCCTCTCCATGGAGGGACGCCTTCCCGATGTGGTCGCGGCCTGCGTGGGCGGCGGCTCCAACGCGATGGGCCTCTTCCACGGGTTCCTCGATGACCCCGAGGTCGCGCTCTACGGCTTCGAGGCCGGAGGCGACGGGGTCGAGACCGGTCGGCACGCCTCGGCGATCACGCTGGGCCGCTCCGGCGTGCTCCATGGCGCGCGGTCCTACCTGATGCAGGACGAGGATGGACAGACGGTGGACTCGCATTCGATCTCCGCCGGATTGGACTATCCTTCCGTCGGCCCGGAGCACGCCTATCTGGCTGAGACCGGTCGCGCCACCTACGAACCGGTGACCGACACCGAATGCATGTCCTCCTTCGAATCGCTGTGCCGCACCGAGGGCATCATTCCCGCCATCGAGTCCGCCCACGCGCTGGCCGGCGCCGCCCGGCTCTCCCGCAGCTGGGGCGCGGACGGTGAGGGCAAGATCATCATGATCAACCTCTCCGGACGCGGGGACAAGGACGTGGAGACCGCCGCTGAATGGTTCCGGATGCTTCCGGGCCAGGAGAACGACCCGGTGGCCGAGACCGAGACCGCAGACAAGACCGGTGACGAGAGCCCATCTCCTGCACCCGAGACGGGAGTTCAGGCATGA
- a CDS encoding Trp biosynthesis-associated membrane protein, whose translation MSETTTPEPQGAQPGPEAWSARLRRALTRRTVVWTTLLGGALLLISSTMTWVTATGLGATSAVQEVEISGADLVDTVTAMGLVGLAAGLAVSIAKLIGRVLIGSVLFGASIIVLLSVRAVLADTASTAATALGEITGTTAEAQSYELSGAVWLGFAGALLLLVAALALLLLSHRWPDRQSRKYQVSGSDAGVEQRAHEGPAGEHGPGTAAGSGSQTRSGRDTDPDEFDLWDGLSDGEDPTDSRR comes from the coding sequence ATGAGTGAGACCACGACGCCCGAACCCCAGGGCGCACAGCCCGGCCCAGAAGCATGGTCCGCCCGACTCCGGCGCGCACTGACCCGACGCACCGTGGTCTGGACGACTCTCCTCGGCGGGGCGCTGCTGCTGATCTCCTCGACCATGACCTGGGTGACCGCCACCGGGCTCGGCGCCACCTCTGCCGTCCAAGAGGTGGAGATCTCCGGGGCGGACCTGGTCGACACCGTCACCGCCATGGGGCTGGTCGGTCTCGCCGCCGGACTGGCAGTCTCGATAGCGAAGCTGATCGGGAGGGTGCTGATCGGGTCGGTGCTCTTCGGTGCTTCGATCATCGTTCTGCTCTCCGTCCGTGCCGTGCTCGCCGACACCGCATCCACCGCCGCCACTGCGCTCGGGGAGATCACCGGGACCACCGCCGAGGCGCAGAGCTACGAGCTCTCCGGGGCCGTCTGGCTGGGCTTCGCCGGCGCGCTGCTGCTGCTCGTCGCGGCGCTCGCGCTGCTGCTGCTCTCCCACCGCTGGCCGGATCGCCAGTCGCGCAAGTACCAGGTCTCAGGATCCGATGCCGGCGTCGAGCAGCGAGCCCACGAAGGCCCCGCCGGGGAACATGGTCCGGGCACGGCCGCCGGCTCAGGCTCGCAGACCCGCAGCGGTCGCGACACCGACCCGGACGAGTTCGACCTCTGGGACGGGCTCTCCGACGGCGAGGACCCCACCGACTCCCGGCGCTGA
- a CDS encoding phosphoribosyl-ATP diphosphatase — protein sequence MKTFDQLYAELAQKAETRPEGSGTVAALDAGVHQIGKKIVEEAAEVWMASEYQTEAETAEEISQLLYHLQVMMIAKGISPEDVYQYL from the coding sequence GTGAAAACCTTCGATCAGCTGTACGCCGAACTTGCCCAGAAGGCCGAGACCCGTCCGGAGGGCTCGGGCACCGTAGCTGCCCTTGATGCTGGCGTCCATCAGATCGGGAAGAAGATCGTGGAAGAGGCCGCCGAGGTCTGGATGGCGTCGGAGTACCAGACCGAGGCCGAGACCGCCGAGGAGATCTCTCAGCTGCTCTACCATCTGCAGGTCATGATGATCGCCAAGGGGATCTCCCCGGAGGATGTCTACCAGTACCTCTGA
- the hisF gene encoding imidazole glycerol phosphate synthase subunit HisF, with protein sequence MTLAVRVIPCLDVDAGRVVKGVNFANLRDAGDPVELAHRYNRAGADELTFLDVTASTADRETTYDVVTRTAEEVFIPLTVGGGVRSPVDVDRLLRTGADKVSINTAAVSRPEVINEIVARFGNQVLVLSLDARRSPATESGYEVTTHGGRQGTGIDALSWCREASERGVGEILLNSIDADGTRDGFDTEMIAAVRAVSSVPLIASGGAGTPAHFPPAIAAGADAVLAASMFHFGPDDMIAQVKTAIRSAGYPVR encoded by the coding sequence ATGACACTGGCAGTCCGAGTCATCCCGTGCCTGGACGTCGACGCGGGCCGCGTGGTCAAGGGAGTCAACTTTGCCAATCTCCGCGACGCCGGGGACCCGGTGGAGCTTGCCCACCGCTACAACCGCGCGGGCGCCGATGAGCTGACCTTCCTGGACGTCACCGCCTCCACCGCCGACCGCGAGACCACCTACGATGTGGTCACCCGCACGGCCGAAGAGGTGTTCATCCCGCTGACCGTGGGCGGCGGAGTCCGCTCACCGGTGGACGTGGACCGGCTGCTGCGTACCGGAGCCGACAAGGTCTCCATCAACACCGCCGCGGTGTCCCGCCCCGAGGTGATCAACGAGATCGTCGCTCGCTTCGGCAATCAGGTCCTGGTCCTGTCCCTGGACGCGCGGCGCAGCCCCGCGACCGAGTCGGGCTATGAGGTCACCACCCACGGCGGACGGCAGGGGACCGGCATCGACGCGCTGAGCTGGTGCCGCGAGGCTTCCGAGCGCGGCGTGGGCGAGATCCTGCTGAACTCGATCGACGCGGACGGCACTCGCGACGGCTTCGACACCGAGATGATCGCCGCGGTGCGGGCCGTCAGCTCCGTGCCGCTGATAGCCTCGGGCGGCGCCGGCACGCCGGCGCACTTCCCGCCCGCGATCGCTGCGGGAGCCGATGCGGTCCTCGCGGCCTCCATGTTCCACTTCGGCCCGGATGACATGATCGCCCAGGTCAAGACCGCCATACGTTCTGCCGGTTATCCGGTGAGATGA
- a CDS encoding anthranilate synthase component I: MHDLGTVVPTREQFLDLAQDHRVIPVTMTLLADAHTPLSIYRALATDSAGSARPGTFLMESAAPGAAWSRHSFIGVRSSATLSEKDGAAHWMGKPPQGTPLHGTTADVLRDTLTFLAGTARDTAVGAERTTPGRPFIEELPHLTSGLVGYAGWDVIRHWEKLPNPPRDDLHVPEMAMNLVSDLAVHDNRDGTVTLVANAINFDGLDTGVEGAYSDAVSRLHDMAAKLAEPVAPVISTAERDWGAAVERDLQERVAHAWDENEYLATLTKAKQAIVDGEVFQIVVSRRFEVDTEVDALAVYRMLRLLNPSPYMYLMHFETPDGEPYQLVGASPEALVTVEDTTVVTHPIAGTRPRGETPRQDAELAEDLLADQKERAEHIMLVDLARNDLAKVCVPGSVQVTQFMAVERFSHVMHLTSHVQGELASEYSAYDVLAATFPAGTLSGAPKPRALQLLDAWEPTRRGIYGGVVGYFDLSGRMDAAIAIRSALLKNGRAYVQAGGGIVADSENDAERLETVNKAAAPLRAVLAADRLEHT; the protein is encoded by the coding sequence ATGCATGACCTCGGCACTGTGGTGCCCACTCGGGAACAGTTCCTCGACCTTGCCCAGGATCACCGTGTCATCCCGGTGACCATGACCCTGCTCGCGGACGCGCACACCCCGTTGAGCATCTACCGGGCGCTGGCCACCGACTCCGCCGGCTCCGCGCGCCCGGGCACCTTCCTGATGGAATCCGCGGCGCCGGGCGCCGCCTGGTCCCGCCATTCCTTCATCGGTGTGCGTTCCTCGGCCACGCTCAGCGAGAAGGACGGTGCAGCGCACTGGATGGGGAAGCCGCCCCAGGGGACCCCGCTGCACGGCACCACTGCGGATGTGCTGCGCGATACGCTCACCTTCCTCGCCGGGACTGCCCGCGACACTGCGGTGGGCGCGGAGCGCACGACCCCAGGCCGTCCCTTCATCGAGGAGCTTCCGCATCTGACCTCCGGGCTGGTCGGCTACGCCGGATGGGACGTGATCCGCCACTGGGAGAAGCTGCCGAACCCGCCCAGAGATGATCTTCATGTGCCCGAGATGGCCATGAACCTGGTCTCGGACCTTGCGGTCCATGACAACCGGGACGGGACCGTGACGCTGGTCGCCAACGCGATCAACTTCGACGGCCTCGACACCGGAGTCGAGGGAGCCTACTCCGACGCTGTGTCCCGGCTGCACGACATGGCCGCCAAGCTCGCCGAGCCTGTGGCCCCCGTGATCTCGACCGCCGAGCGAGACTGGGGCGCCGCCGTCGAGCGGGACCTCCAGGAGCGCGTCGCGCATGCCTGGGACGAGAACGAATACCTGGCGACGCTCACCAAGGCCAAGCAGGCGATCGTCGACGGCGAGGTGTTCCAGATCGTGGTCTCGCGACGATTCGAGGTCGACACAGAGGTGGACGCACTGGCGGTCTACCGGATGCTGCGCCTGCTCAACCCGAGCCCCTACATGTACCTCATGCACTTCGAGACCCCCGACGGCGAGCCCTACCAGCTGGTCGGGGCCTCGCCTGAAGCGCTGGTCACCGTGGAGGACACCACGGTGGTCACCCACCCGATCGCCGGCACCCGGCCGCGCGGAGAGACACCGCGCCAGGACGCCGAGCTCGCCGAGGATCTGCTGGCGGACCAGAAGGAGCGCGCCGAGCACATCATGCTCGTGGACCTCGCGCGCAACGATCTGGCCAAGGTGTGCGTGCCCGGCTCGGTGCAGGTCACGCAGTTCATGGCAGTCGAGCGCTTCAGCCACGTGATGCACCTGACCAGCCACGTGCAGGGAGAGCTGGCCAGCGAGTACAGCGCCTATGACGTCCTGGCGGCGACCTTCCCTGCCGGGACCCTCTCCGGAGCGCCCAAGCCGCGGGCACTGCAGCTGCTCGACGCCTGGGAGCCGACGAGGCGCGGCATCTACGGGGGAGTGGTGGGCTACTTCGACCTGTCCGGCCGCATGGACGCCGCCATCGCCATCCGCTCGGCGCTGCTGAAGAACGGACGCGCCTATGTGCAGGCTGGCGGCGGGATCGTGGCGGACTCCGAGAACGACGCCGAACGCCTGGAGACCGTGAACAAGGCCGCCGCTCCGCTGCGCGCCGTGCTGGCCGCCGACCGACTGGAGCACACATGA
- the trpC gene encoding indole-3-glycerol phosphate synthase TrpC, protein MVSVLDSIIAGVREDLEERRSAVPFEEIVARAAAAAPALDAHAALTAGRSDPQGVRIIAEVKRSSPSKGELAEIPDPAILARAYQTGGAAVISVLTEGRRFKGSLADLDAVRAAVQLPVLRKDFMVDEYQFHEARAHGADLVLLIVAALDDETLARFLALTHELGMEALVEAHTEEEISRAVAAGAKIVGVNVRNLKTLEVDVAHYATMARHLPADVVRIAESGVTGPAVVADYALEGADAVLVGEALVRDGEPAEALRRFRTASLVHEH, encoded by the coding sequence ATGGTGAGCGTTCTCGATTCGATCATCGCCGGAGTCCGCGAGGACCTCGAGGAGCGTCGGAGTGCGGTCCCGTTCGAGGAGATCGTCGCTCGTGCCGCCGCAGCGGCCCCCGCACTCGATGCGCATGCCGCGCTGACCGCGGGGCGCAGCGATCCCCAGGGCGTCCGGATCATCGCTGAGGTCAAGCGGTCCTCGCCCTCGAAGGGTGAGCTGGCCGAGATCCCCGATCCGGCCATTCTGGCGCGCGCCTACCAGACCGGTGGGGCCGCTGTGATCAGCGTGCTCACCGAGGGACGACGCTTCAAGGGAAGCCTGGCGGACCTCGACGCCGTCCGAGCCGCCGTTCAGCTCCCCGTGCTGCGCAAGGACTTCATGGTCGATGAGTACCAGTTCCACGAAGCTCGCGCGCATGGGGCGGACCTGGTGCTGCTCATCGTCGCCGCGCTCGATGACGAGACACTCGCCCGCTTCCTCGCACTGACCCACGAGCTGGGCATGGAGGCGCTCGTCGAGGCGCATACTGAAGAGGAGATCTCCCGGGCAGTGGCTGCCGGGGCCAAGATCGTCGGAGTCAACGTGCGCAATCTGAAGACCCTGGAGGTCGACGTCGCCCATTACGCCACGATGGCGCGTCACCTTCCCGCCGATGTGGTGCGGATCGCCGAGTCCGGCGTCACCGGCCCCGCCGTCGTCGCGGACTACGCGCTGGAAGGCGCCGACGCCGTGCTGGTCGGAGAGGCCCTGGTCAGGGACGGGGAGCCCGCAGAGGCCCTGCGTCGCTTCCGTACCGCGAGTCTTGTCCACGAACACTGA
- the hisI gene encoding phosphoribosyl-AMP cyclohydrolase produces the protein MSTADSTDPGSTASGSAAPGSAAPEGAVPAGSLPESVLDAVRFNADGLVPVITQDADSHEVLMLAWMNSEALGITLATRQGVYFSRSRGELWRKGATSGNVQHVVSLALDCDGDTVLMKVEQTGPACHTGTPTCFTGREITHA, from the coding sequence ATGAGCACCGCCGACTCCACCGACCCCGGCTCAACAGCATCTGGATCCGCAGCACCTGGATCTGCAGCACCGGAAGGCGCCGTGCCTGCAGGGAGCCTGCCTGAATCGGTCCTGGACGCGGTGCGCTTCAACGCCGATGGCCTGGTCCCGGTGATCACCCAGGATGCCGACTCCCATGAGGTCCTGATGCTGGCCTGGATGAACTCCGAGGCGCTGGGCATCACGCTGGCAACGCGCCAGGGCGTGTACTTCTCCCGCTCGCGCGGTGAGCTCTGGCGCAAGGGAGCCACCTCGGGCAATGTCCAGCACGTGGTCTCCCTCGCGCTGGACTGCGATGGCGACACCGTGCTGATGAAGGTGGAGCAGACGGGCCCCGCCTGCCACACCGGCACCCCCACCTGCTTCACCGGACGGGAGATCACCCATGCATGA
- a CDS encoding HGxxPAAW family protein — MSTTSALRDTEPAPGEKVDDEYIHHDHIGHGSTPAAWSLSICIMVGSIIAGIGMVTQVWVLVWISILFLPLAIVLGLVLKAKGYGVEMDAKKVISEHESARDHQGPANADNSRSSKDKRRPETAAH; from the coding sequence ATGAGCACCACCTCAGCTTTGCGCGACACCGAGCCGGCACCCGGCGAGAAGGTGGATGACGAGTACATCCATCACGATCACATCGGTCACGGCTCCACCCCCGCCGCCTGGTCGCTGAGCATCTGCATCATGGTGGGCTCGATCATCGCCGGCATCGGCATGGTGACCCAGGTCTGGGTGCTGGTCTGGATCTCGATCCTCTTCCTCCCGCTGGCCATCGTCCTGGGCCTGGTGCTCAAGGCCAAGGGCTACGGCGTGGAGATGGACGCCAAGAAGGTCATCAGCGAGCACGAGAGCGCCCGCGATCACCAGGGCCCCGCCAATGCGGACAACTCCCGAAGCAGCAAGGACAAGCGGCGGCCCGAGACCGCCGCGCACTGA
- the trpA gene encoding tryptophan synthase subunit alpha, with product MSTEATPAQPGAQASMTASKTARAIEAARAQGRAAFVGYLPAGYPDKDTSIAAAIELARNGADVIEIGVPYSDPVMDGPVIQQATTEVLARGFRLPEVFEIVEAVVEATDAAVLVMTYYNLIDRMGAEEFASRLAAAGGAGAITPDLIPDEAGEWIAATDRHGLDRVFLTAPSSSTERVEKIVAASRGFVYGVSVMGVTGARDQVSDAAERVVAAAKSAGAERVCVGLGVSTRSHVEEIGRYADGVIVGTALVVALRDGGPEAVAELTAELTGAGVPR from the coding sequence ATGAGCACCGAAGCCACTCCGGCGCAGCCCGGCGCACAGGCGTCGATGACCGCGTCCAAGACCGCGCGCGCCATCGAGGCGGCGCGTGCCCAGGGACGCGCCGCCTTCGTGGGCTACCTGCCCGCCGGGTACCCGGACAAGGACACCTCGATCGCGGCGGCCATCGAGCTGGCCCGCAACGGCGCCGACGTCATCGAGATCGGTGTTCCCTATTCGGATCCCGTCATGGACGGTCCGGTGATCCAGCAGGCCACCACGGAGGTCCTCGCTCGCGGGTTCCGCCTCCCGGAGGTCTTCGAGATCGTGGAGGCAGTGGTCGAGGCCACCGACGCCGCAGTGCTGGTGATGACCTATTACAACCTGATCGACCGCATGGGCGCCGAGGAGTTCGCCAGCCGTCTCGCGGCTGCCGGGGGAGCGGGCGCGATCACCCCGGACCTCATCCCCGATGAGGCCGGCGAGTGGATCGCCGCCACGGATCGTCATGGGTTGGATCGGGTCTTCCTGACGGCCCCGTCCTCCTCGACTGAGCGCGTGGAGAAGATCGTCGCCGCCTCCCGCGGCTTCGTCTACGGGGTCTCGGTGATGGGCGTGACCGGTGCCCGGGATCAGGTGTCCGACGCCGCGGAACGCGTGGTCGCGGCGGCCAAGAGCGCCGGAGCCGAACGGGTCTGCGTGGGCCTGGGCGTCTCCACCCGCTCCCATGTCGAGGAGATCGGTCGCTACGCCGACGGTGTCATCGTCGGCACCGCGCTCGTCGTCGCACTGCGCGACGGCGGACCTGAAGCAGTTGCGGAGCTGACTGCCGAGCTCACCGGAGCCGGCGTCCCTCGATGA